From a single Bacteroidales bacterium genomic region:
- a CDS encoding porin family protein yields MKKTICVLIITTCIISFVNGQKIKYGINPKFNVANQVLREPSEKSSSRYQWNNLYTMGISAFAEKQYFNHLNALLKLGYCRKGFIEPIQTLDIYNEQKNYSNKNTFDYLNLDITGKIHMNKANINPYLQVGFRTDFLLNKNIDNYYDNSNNMYSYQHYKRFDVGVLGAIGVEIRNTIWVDFEASTDILKPVRTEYLLVRNRLWSFNLGINLNKILYPNS; encoded by the coding sequence ATGAAAAAAACAATTTGTGTATTGATTATTACAACATGTATCATTTCGTTTGTAAATGGGCAAAAGATTAAGTACGGCATTAACCCTAAGTTCAACGTTGCCAACCAGGTTTTAAGAGAACCTTCTGAGAAAAGCAGCAGTCGGTATCAATGGAATAACTTATATACAATGGGTATTAGTGCATTTGCTGAAAAACAATACTTTAATCATTTAAACGCATTATTAAAGCTAGGTTATTGTCGTAAAGGATTTATCGAACCAATACAAACACTTGATATATATAATGAACAAAAAAATTACAGCAATAAAAATACTTTCGATTATTTAAACCTTGATATCACAGGAAAAATCCATATGAATAAAGCAAATATCAATCCTTATCTTCAAGTTGGCTTTAGGACAGATTTTCTTTTAAATAAAAACATTGATAATTATTATGACAATTCGAATAATATGTATAGTTATCAACATTATAAACGTTTTGATGTGGGTGTGCTTGGCGCCATTGGAGTAGAAATACGTAATACAATCTGGGTCGATTTCGAAGCCAGTACAGATATCTTAAAACCTGTACGTACTGAATATTTATTGGTTAGAAACAGGCTATGGTCATTTAATCTAGGAATAAATTTAAATAAAATACTATATCCGAATTCTTAA